The following proteins are encoded in a genomic region of Streptomyces collinus Tu 365:
- a CDS encoding RNA polymerase sigma factor, with the protein MDRTEVGALVRSAVDGDAAAWKALVEGMSPLVWSVVRAHRLSDADGHEVYQTVWFRFAQHLGRLREPDKAGAWLASTARHECLKVLKGLTRLTLTDDPLVLDRASEERTPEQSLIDAEEEADQAERVRRLWQEFEELGERCRQLLRVLIASPPPSYLEVSAALGIAVGSIGPLRQRCLRRLRARMDARGTV; encoded by the coding sequence GTGGACCGAACAGAAGTCGGCGCGTTGGTCCGGTCCGCCGTCGACGGCGACGCCGCGGCCTGGAAGGCGCTGGTGGAAGGCATGAGTCCGCTGGTGTGGTCGGTCGTGCGCGCGCACCGGCTGTCGGACGCCGACGGGCACGAGGTCTACCAGACCGTGTGGTTCCGCTTCGCCCAGCACCTGGGCCGGCTGCGCGAGCCCGACAAGGCGGGTGCCTGGCTGGCCAGTACGGCACGGCACGAGTGCCTGAAGGTGCTCAAGGGGCTGACCCGGCTGACACTGACCGACGATCCGCTGGTGCTCGACCGCGCCAGCGAGGAGCGCACGCCGGAACAGTCGCTGATCGACGCCGAGGAGGAGGCCGACCAGGCGGAACGGGTCCGCCGGCTGTGGCAGGAGTTCGAGGAACTGGGCGAGCGCTGCAGGCAGTTGCTGCGTGTGCTGATCGCCTCGCCGCCGCCCAGTTATCTGGAGGTCTCGGCCGCGCTCGGCATCGCGGTCGGCAGTATCGGGCCGCTGCGCCAGCGCTGTCTGCGCCGGCTGCGGGCCCGGATGGACGCACGGGGGACGGTGTGA
- a CDS encoding DUF4186 family protein, protein MTVPPFPPVPPDPSGPLPSGPALDRRLEDIARRRPFGARFRLRGRDLATAELRGAATVRWHAYDLVARRLAPAAPAKDGKQTPYRGHPVFVAQHATATCCRGCLQRWHGIPRGRELSRAEHVYVVDVICRWIEREVAGGAGPGSARHG, encoded by the coding sequence ATGACCGTTCCCCCGTTCCCGCCCGTTCCCCCGGACCCGTCCGGTCCCCTTCCCAGCGGCCCGGCCCTCGACCGGCGGCTCGAGGACATCGCGCGCCGGCGGCCCTTCGGGGCCCGGTTCCGCCTGCGCGGGCGGGATCTGGCCACCGCCGAGCTCAGGGGCGCGGCGACCGTGCGGTGGCACGCCTACGACCTGGTCGCCCGCCGGCTGGCCCCGGCCGCGCCGGCCAAGGACGGCAAGCAGACCCCGTACCGGGGGCACCCGGTGTTCGTCGCCCAGCACGCCACCGCCACGTGCTGCCGGGGATGCCTCCAGCGCTGGCACGGGATTCCCCGGGGCCGGGAGCTGAGCCGCGCGGAGCACGTGTACGTGGTGGACGTGATCTGCCGGTGGATCGAGCGCGAGGTGGCGGGCGGAGCCGGGCCCGGCTCCGCCCGCCACGGCTGA
- a CDS encoding M1 family metallopeptidase, whose amino-acid sequence MRYRTRVTAPAAALLGTAAALTVGSPAQALAGGGGTSRRKAVGPGPETLGDPVFPTLGNEGYRVSSYALDLAYDATARTVEATATLRIRTDRPLSRFSLDALGLDIRTVTVDGAAAVFEQAGEKLRVTPARELAEDAAAVVCVAYSADPRRSLAHTAWVPTPDGFAICPQPNSAHTVFPCNDHPSDKADFTFRVTVPSGLRGVANGRLTGTRTLDDGRTTYSYRSASPMATELVQITVGDYVVKDRQGPHGLPLRDVVPSARAAALEPALALTPDLVAWLENRLGMAFPFETYGLLPCNSDDAHAFDFTGLETQTLTLYKPNFLLQEEKKIGSHMMHELVHSYFGNLVSPASWSDLWLNEGHADFYGLLYRYERGWADSLGLTTMEARMKDTYARGDQWRHDSGPVASPNEANLFDSQRYLGGVLTLYAFREQVGEQVFNAVEGAFLERFRNCSASTDDYIAVATEVSGQDQSGFLRDWLYGTKTPRMPGHPDWTVTPVASALAAPHSKRGGHRHDNSATL is encoded by the coding sequence ATGAGATATCGCACCAGAGTGACGGCCCCGGCGGCCGCCCTGCTCGGCACGGCCGCGGCACTGACGGTGGGCTCGCCGGCCCAGGCGCTCGCCGGCGGCGGGGGGACGTCCAGGCGGAAGGCGGTGGGCCCGGGTCCGGAGACCCTCGGCGACCCCGTCTTCCCCACCCTCGGCAACGAGGGCTACCGGGTCTCGTCCTACGCGCTCGACCTCGCGTACGACGCGACGGCCCGGACGGTCGAGGCGACCGCGACCCTGCGGATACGCACCGACCGGCCGCTGAGCCGGTTCTCGCTGGACGCCCTGGGCCTGGACATCCGCACGGTGACCGTCGACGGCGCCGCCGCCGTCTTCGAGCAGGCGGGCGAGAAGCTGCGGGTCACGCCCGCCCGGGAGCTGGCGGAGGACGCCGCCGCCGTGGTGTGCGTCGCCTACTCGGCCGACCCGCGCCGCAGCCTCGCGCACACCGCCTGGGTGCCCACTCCGGACGGCTTCGCGATCTGCCCGCAGCCGAACTCGGCGCACACCGTCTTCCCGTGCAACGACCACCCCTCGGACAAGGCGGACTTCACCTTCCGCGTCACCGTCCCCAGCGGGCTGCGCGGCGTGGCGAACGGCAGGCTCACCGGAACGAGGACGCTGGACGACGGGCGTACGACGTACTCGTACCGCTCGGCGTCGCCGATGGCCACCGAGCTGGTCCAGATCACCGTCGGCGACTACGTCGTCAAGGACCGGCAGGGCCCGCACGGCCTGCCGCTGCGCGACGTCGTGCCGTCCGCCCGGGCCGCCGCCCTCGAACCGGCGCTCGCGCTCACCCCCGACCTGGTGGCCTGGCTGGAGAACCGCCTCGGCATGGCGTTCCCGTTCGAGACGTACGGCCTGCTGCCGTGCAACTCCGATGACGCCCATGCCTTCGACTTCACCGGCCTGGAGACGCAGACCCTCACGCTGTACAAGCCGAACTTCCTGCTCCAGGAGGAGAAGAAGATCGGCTCGCACATGATGCACGAGCTGGTCCACTCCTACTTCGGCAACCTGGTCAGCCCCGCGAGCTGGTCGGACCTGTGGCTGAACGAGGGCCACGCCGACTTCTACGGGCTGCTGTACCGCTACGAGCGCGGCTGGGCCGACTCGCTGGGCCTGACCACCATGGAAGCCCGGATGAAGGACACCTACGCCCGCGGCGACCAGTGGCGGCACGACTCCGGCCCGGTGGCCTCGCCGAACGAGGCCAACCTGTTCGACAGCCAGCGGTACCTGGGCGGCGTGCTCACCCTGTACGCCTTCCGGGAGCAGGTCGGCGAGCAGGTCTTCAACGCCGTCGAGGGCGCCTTCCTGGAGCGCTTCCGCAACTGCTCGGCGTCCACCGACGACTACATCGCGGTCGCCACGGAGGTCTCGGGACAGGACCAGTCGGGCTTCCTGCGCGACTGGCTGTACGGCACGAAGACCCCGCGCATGCCCGGCCACCCCGACTGGACGGTGACCCCGGTCGCCTCGGCGCTCGCGGCGCCGCACAGCAAGCGCGGCGGCCACCGGCACGACAACTCGGCCACGCTCTGA
- a CDS encoding N-formylglutamate amidohydrolase, with product MTESALPFELLPGDDRSPVLLHVPHSARAIPGDVRAGITLDDAGLERELDLITDAHTAEIAERAAAPAGLRPWRFVNRLSRLVVDPERFPDEREEMLAVGMGAVYTRTTHGGELRPADTDPGPLVERYFRPYARAMTEAVAGRLAATGRAVVIDVHSYPARALPYELHGSGPRPPVCLGTDSFHTPPELREAARRAFSACGATGLDSPFSGTYVPLEYYGRDRRVSALMVEIRRDTYMTEPGGPPGPGLNRLATALAELVAAV from the coding sequence GTGACCGAGTCCGCCCTGCCGTTCGAACTCCTGCCAGGGGACGACCGCTCCCCCGTGCTGCTGCACGTGCCGCACTCGGCGCGGGCGATACCCGGGGACGTGCGCGCGGGGATCACGCTGGACGACGCCGGGCTCGAGCGGGAGCTGGACCTCATCACCGACGCGCACACCGCCGAGATCGCGGAGCGGGCGGCCGCGCCGGCCGGCCTGCGGCCCTGGCGGTTCGTCAACCGGCTCTCGCGGCTGGTGGTCGACCCGGAGCGGTTCCCCGACGAGCGGGAGGAGATGCTCGCCGTCGGGATGGGGGCGGTGTACACGCGCACCACGCACGGGGGCGAGCTGCGGCCCGCGGACACCGATCCCGGGCCGCTGGTCGAGCGGTACTTCCGGCCGTACGCCCGGGCCATGACGGAGGCGGTGGCCGGACGGCTCGCCGCGACCGGCCGGGCCGTGGTGATCGACGTCCACTCCTACCCGGCCCGGGCGCTGCCCTACGAGCTGCACGGGTCCGGGCCGCGTCCCCCCGTGTGCCTGGGCACGGACTCCTTCCACACCCCGCCGGAGCTGCGGGAGGCGGCGCGCAGGGCGTTCTCCGCGTGCGGCGCGACCGGGCTGGACAGCCCCTTCAGCGGAACCTACGTGCCGCTGGAGTACTACGGCCGGGACCGCCGGGTGAGCGCGCTGATGGTGGAGATACGCCGCGACACCTACATGACCGAGCCCGGCGGCCCGCCCGGCCCCGGCCTGAACCGGCTCGCCACGGCCCTGGCCGAACTGGTGGCCGCGGTGTAG
- a CDS encoding CHAT domain-containing protein produces MRGVTAGSESVLELLPMVFADPGEARARADLVLHTDPSPLHASVAHQVIGIWQRDFGDLRIALRHLRRARDLAARAESAEREADVLATLGVALVHAGRTRQGLASFEQGVARGSGHTRARVLYRRAYVWWVLGRHREALEDVRRALPVLRQVRDDIWTARALTLRATVHLALGAVDRAVADFTAAERLWETTGQEHDKADAVESRGLAAFRSGDIPVALRLLDEAEERYAKLGTPTFMLSIRRCEVLMAAGLAPEALAEADTAIALLDRIGGQSTRKAELLLAAARAARSAGDPDTAIARAADAVRLFAAQRRAWWAAHARLVLIEARAAAGNRSGRLVADAAAVAERLASFGSPAAPEASLLAGRIALALGRTADAERHLTAAARGRHGGPPTARVTGWAAQALRARAAGSGRGVLEACRRGLDVLDDHRMTLGASELRARATAQGAELAALAQEASLAHGGARRLLEWSERWRATVLSTPPARPPADPALLAGLTAYREIAARAEEARREGRPVPALEREQRRLERDIRSRTHHIRGDAPGGGDRFDAGRLLDRLGPARLAELAVVDGRVHVLLCGEGRVRRFAGGSLAEAVAEAEHVQAGLRRLAHPGSEARLPLVEAGGRRLQELLLGGAVPHLGSGPVVIVPPGALHRVPWALLPALRERVLSVSPSAGSWLRARETEPPAGGRHVLVRGPGLATGGAEVSELADRYGTATVLEGEAAQASRVLAELDGATLAHLAAHGTFRADSPLFSALRMADGPLIVHDFERLARSPYRIILSSCDTARLASVGADELLGLVTALLPLGTAGVVASSAPVNDAAVVPLMLALHKGLDAGLSLAEALRDARAAQPGDPVHQATGWAFAAFGAA; encoded by the coding sequence ATGCGAGGGGTGACAGCGGGAAGCGAGTCGGTCCTCGAACTGCTGCCGATGGTGTTCGCCGACCCCGGGGAGGCACGGGCACGCGCGGATCTGGTGCTGCACACCGATCCGTCGCCGCTGCACGCCAGCGTCGCCCACCAGGTGATCGGTATCTGGCAGCGGGACTTCGGCGATCTGCGGATCGCCCTGCGCCATCTTCGGCGGGCCCGTGACCTGGCCGCGCGCGCCGAGTCGGCCGAGCGGGAGGCCGACGTGCTCGCCACGCTGGGGGTCGCACTGGTGCACGCGGGGCGCACGCGCCAGGGACTCGCGTCGTTCGAACAAGGGGTCGCCCGGGGCAGCGGGCACACCCGGGCCCGCGTGCTGTACCGGCGGGCCTACGTGTGGTGGGTGCTGGGGCGTCACCGGGAAGCGCTGGAGGACGTACGGCGGGCCCTTCCGGTGCTGCGGCAGGTCCGCGACGACATCTGGACCGCGCGGGCGCTGACCCTGCGGGCCACCGTGCACCTGGCGCTGGGCGCGGTGGACCGGGCGGTCGCCGACTTCACGGCGGCGGAACGGCTGTGGGAGACCACCGGCCAGGAGCACGACAAGGCGGATGCGGTGGAGAGCCGGGGCCTCGCCGCGTTCCGCTCCGGTGACATCCCGGTGGCCCTGCGCCTGCTGGACGAGGCCGAGGAGCGGTACGCCAAGCTCGGCACGCCCACCTTCATGCTGTCCATCCGGCGCTGCGAGGTGCTGATGGCCGCGGGACTCGCCCCGGAGGCGCTGGCCGAGGCGGACACGGCGATCGCGCTGCTGGACCGGATCGGCGGACAGTCCACGCGCAAGGCCGAGTTGCTGCTCGCCGCCGCGCGGGCGGCCCGTTCGGCCGGTGACCCGGACACCGCGATCGCCCGCGCCGCCGACGCCGTACGGCTGTTCGCGGCGCAGCGGCGGGCCTGGTGGGCCGCCCATGCCCGGCTGGTGCTCATCGAGGCGAGGGCGGCGGCCGGGAACCGCTCGGGGCGGCTGGTGGCGGACGCGGCGGCGGTCGCGGAACGGCTGGCCTCGTTCGGCTCGCCGGCCGCGCCCGAGGCGTCGCTGCTGGCCGGCCGGATCGCGCTGGCGCTGGGCCGCACGGCGGACGCGGAGCGGCACCTGACGGCGGCCGCGCGCGGCCGGCACGGCGGTCCGCCGACGGCCCGGGTCACCGGCTGGGCCGCGCAGGCCCTGCGGGCGCGGGCGGCCGGCTCCGGACGCGGGGTGCTGGAGGCCTGCCGGCGGGGCCTCGACGTCCTCGACGACCACCGGATGACGCTCGGCGCCTCCGAGCTGCGGGCCCGCGCCACCGCGCAGGGCGCCGAACTGGCCGCCCTCGCCCAGGAGGCGAGCCTCGCCCACGGCGGTGCGCGGCGGCTGCTGGAGTGGAGCGAGCGCTGGCGGGCGACCGTACTGTCCACGCCTCCCGCACGGCCGCCCGCCGACCCGGCGCTGCTCGCCGGCCTCACCGCCTACCGGGAGATCGCGGCCCGCGCGGAGGAGGCCCGCCGGGAGGGCCGCCCGGTGCCCGCCCTCGAGCGCGAACAGCGCAGGCTGGAGCGGGACATCCGGTCCCGCACCCACCACATCCGCGGGGACGCGCCCGGCGGCGGCGACCGCTTCGACGCGGGCCGCCTGCTGGACCGGCTCGGCCCGGCCCGCCTGGCCGAACTCGCCGTCGTGGACGGCCGGGTGCACGTCCTGCTGTGCGGTGAGGGGCGGGTACGGCGGTTCGCGGGCGGGTCGCTCGCCGAGGCGGTGGCGGAGGCCGAGCACGTGCAGGCCGGGCTGCGGCGGCTCGCCCACCCGGGGAGCGAGGCGCGGCTGCCGCTGGTGGAGGCGGGGGGCCGGCGCCTCCAGGAGCTGCTGCTGGGCGGCGCCGTACCGCATCTGGGGTCGGGGCCGGTGGTGATCGTGCCGCCGGGGGCGCTGCACCGGGTGCCGTGGGCGCTGCTGCCCGCGCTGCGGGAGCGGGTGCTCAGCGTGTCGCCGTCGGCGGGGAGCTGGCTGCGGGCCCGGGAGACCGAGCCGCCGGCCGGTGGCCGGCACGTCCTGGTGCGCGGTCCCGGCCTCGCCACGGGCGGCGCCGAGGTGTCCGAACTGGCCGACCGGTACGGCACGGCGACCGTGCTGGAGGGCGAGGCGGCGCAGGCCTCCCGGGTGCTCGCCGAACTGGACGGCGCCACCCTGGCCCATCTGGCCGCGCACGGCACGTTCCGCGCCGACAGCCCGCTGTTCTCGGCGTTGCGCATGGCCGACGGGCCGCTGATCGTGCACGACTTCGAGCGCCTGGCCCGCAGCCCGTACCGGATCATCCTGTCCAGCTGCGACACCGCCCGCCTCGCCTCGGTCGGCGCCGACGAACTCCTCGGCCTGGTCACCGCGTTGCTGCCGCTGGGCACCGCCGGGGTGGTGGCGAGCAGCGCGCCGGTCAACGACGCGGCGGTGGTCCCGCTGATGCTCGCCCTGCACAAGGGTCTCGACGCGGGCCTCTCCCTGGCCGAGGCCCTGCGCGACGCCCGCGCCGCCCAGCCCGGCGACCCGGTCCACCAGGCGACGGGCTGGGCCTTCGCGGCGTTCGGCGCGGCGTGA
- a CDS encoding cytochrome P450: MTEDTSTLTGQAPSPVRVAGPTEEIVLPGHTPPPVRDWPPPDLDGTEFDPVLAGLMREGPLTRIRLPFGAGWAWLATRYEDVRLITNDPRFSRTEVTRRQVTRLAPHFAPRPGSLAWADQPEHNRLRKPVAGAFTVSAMKRLRPRAQEILDGLVDAVVADGPPADLVERVLEPFPLTVVSEVMGVPPADRARVHGWTRQIISTSGGAEAAGRAKTGLYDWIAAMVRDRAHSTGEDVYSLLGAAVTRGEISEEEAVGLAGPLQIGGEAVTHNCGQMLFLLLTHPDLMERMRDRPPERGPVLDELLRHIPHRSTVGLARIALEDVEVAGHRIAAGEPVYVSYLAANRDPDVFPEPDRIDPDRAACPHLAFGNGPHYCTGAVLARLLTELLVDTVLDRLPRLRLAIPAEDVRWRHKTMIRGPLTLPVTW, translated from the coding sequence ATGACCGAGGACACCAGCACGCTGACCGGACAGGCACCCTCGCCCGTGCGGGTGGCGGGCCCGACCGAGGAGATCGTCCTCCCCGGCCACACCCCGCCGCCCGTGCGGGACTGGCCGCCGCCCGACCTGGACGGCACGGAGTTCGACCCGGTCCTCGCCGGTCTGATGCGCGAGGGCCCGCTGACCCGGATCCGGCTGCCGTTCGGTGCGGGCTGGGCCTGGCTGGCCACCCGGTACGAGGACGTCAGGCTGATCACCAACGATCCCCGGTTCAGCCGTACCGAGGTCACCCGCCGGCAGGTGACCCGGCTCGCCCCGCACTTCGCGCCCCGCCCCGGCTCGCTCGCCTGGGCCGACCAGCCCGAGCACAACCGGCTGCGCAAGCCGGTCGCCGGGGCCTTCACGGTGAGCGCGATGAAGCGGCTGCGGCCCCGCGCGCAGGAGATCCTGGACGGCCTGGTCGACGCGGTCGTGGCGGACGGGCCGCCCGCGGACCTGGTGGAGCGGGTGCTGGAGCCGTTCCCGCTCACGGTCGTCAGCGAGGTGATGGGCGTGCCGCCCGCCGACCGGGCCCGGGTGCACGGCTGGACCCGGCAGATCATCTCCACGTCGGGCGGCGCCGAGGCCGCCGGGCGGGCCAAGACCGGCCTGTACGACTGGATCGCCGCGATGGTCCGGGACCGCGCCCACAGCACCGGCGAGGACGTGTACTCGCTGCTGGGCGCCGCCGTGACCCGCGGGGAGATCAGCGAGGAGGAGGCCGTCGGGCTCGCCGGACCGCTGCAGATCGGCGGGGAGGCCGTCACCCACAACTGCGGGCAGATGCTGTTCCTGCTGCTGACCCACCCGGACCTGATGGAGCGGATGCGCGACCGCCCGCCGGAGCGCGGTCCCGTGCTGGACGAGCTGCTGCGCCACATCCCGCACCGCAGCACCGTCGGCCTCGCTCGGATCGCGCTGGAGGACGTGGAGGTGGCCGGGCACCGGATCGCGGCCGGGGAGCCGGTGTACGTCTCCTACCTCGCCGCCAACCGCGATCCGGACGTCTTCCCCGAGCCGGACCGCATCGACCCCGACCGCGCCGCGTGTCCGCACCTGGCCTTCGGCAACGGACCGCACTACTGCACGGGCGCCGTCCTCGCCCGGCTCCTGACCGAGCTGCTCGTCGACACGGTGCTCGACCGGCTGCCGCGCCTGCGGCTCGCGATCCCGGCCGAGGACGTGCGCTGGCGGCACAAGACGATGATCCGCGGGCCGCTGACCCTGCCGGTCACCTGGTGA
- a CDS encoding NADP-dependent isocitrate dehydrogenase yields MTDSTIIYTYTDEAPALATHSFLPVIQAYASQAGVPVTTRDISLAGRIIAVFPEYLNEDQRIPDALSELGELAKTPAANIIKLPNISASIPQLKAAVAELQGKGYALPDYPDDPKTDEEREIRARYDKIKGSAVNPVLREGNSDRRAPASVKNYAKTHPHRMGAWSSDSKTNVATMGVDDFRSTEKSVVISEAGALRIELKGDDGSTTVLRESVPVLEGEVVDASVMRVAALREFLTAQVARAKEEGVLFSVHLKATMMKVSDPIVFGHVVRAFFPKTFAKYGETFAAAGLTPNDGLGGIFKGIESLPEGAEIKASFDAELAEGPALAMVDSDKGITNLHVPSDVIVDASMPAMIRTSGHMWGPDGQEADTLAVLPDSSYAGVYQAVIEDCRAHGAYDPSTMGSVPNVGLMAQKAEEYGSHDKTFEIPVTGTVRLVDQAGNVVIEQTVSAGDIFRACQTKDAPIKDWVKLAVTRARATGDPAVFWLDETRAHDANLIGKVKQYLAEHDTEGLDIRVLAPVEATKLSVERIRRGENTISVTGNVLRDYLTDLFPILELGTSAKMLSVVPLMAGGGLFETGAGGSAPKHVQQLVKENYLRWDSLGEFFALVPSFEQYATATGNTRAKVLADTLDRATATFLNEDKSPTRRVGGIDNRGSHFYLSLYWAQELAAQTDDADLAKAFGAFAENLAANEQTIVDELIAVQGKPADIGGYYRPEKAKADAVMRPSATWNEALASLS; encoded by the coding sequence GTGACTGACTCGACCATCATCTACACCTACACAGACGAGGCCCCGGCCCTGGCGACGCATTCGTTCCTGCCGGTGATCCAGGCGTACGCCTCGCAGGCCGGTGTGCCCGTCACGACCCGCGACATCTCGCTGGCCGGGCGCATCATCGCCGTCTTCCCGGAGTACCTGAACGAGGACCAGCGCATCCCGGACGCGCTGAGCGAGCTGGGCGAGCTGGCCAAGACGCCCGCCGCCAACATCATCAAGCTGCCGAACATCTCGGCGTCCATCCCGCAGCTCAAGGCCGCCGTCGCCGAGCTCCAGGGCAAGGGCTACGCGCTGCCGGACTACCCGGACGACCCGAAGACCGACGAGGAGCGCGAGATCCGCGCCCGCTACGACAAGATCAAGGGCTCCGCCGTCAATCCGGTGCTGCGCGAGGGCAACTCCGACCGCCGCGCCCCCGCCTCGGTCAAGAACTACGCCAAGACCCACCCGCACCGCATGGGCGCCTGGAGCTCCGACTCCAAGACCAACGTGGCCACCATGGGCGTGGACGACTTCCGCTCCACCGAGAAGTCCGTGGTGATCTCCGAGGCCGGCGCGCTGCGCATCGAGCTCAAGGGCGACGACGGCTCCACCACCGTGCTGCGCGAGTCCGTGCCGGTGCTCGAGGGCGAGGTCGTCGACGCCTCCGTGATGCGGGTCGCCGCGCTGCGCGAGTTCCTGACCGCGCAGGTCGCCCGCGCCAAGGAGGAGGGCGTCCTGTTCTCCGTGCACCTCAAGGCCACGATGATGAAGGTCTCCGACCCGATCGTCTTCGGCCACGTCGTGCGCGCCTTCTTCCCGAAGACGTTCGCGAAGTACGGCGAGACCTTCGCCGCCGCCGGCCTGACCCCGAACGACGGCCTGGGCGGCATCTTCAAGGGGATCGAGTCCCTGCCGGAGGGCGCCGAGATCAAGGCCTCCTTCGACGCCGAGCTGGCCGAGGGCCCCGCGCTGGCCATGGTCGACTCCGACAAGGGCATCACCAACCTGCACGTGCCGTCCGACGTCATCGTCGACGCCTCGATGCCGGCCATGATCCGCACCTCCGGCCACATGTGGGGCCCGGACGGCCAGGAGGCCGACACCCTCGCGGTGCTGCCGGACTCCTCCTACGCCGGTGTCTACCAGGCCGTGATCGAGGACTGCCGCGCCCACGGCGCCTACGACCCGTCGACCATGGGCTCCGTCCCGAACGTCGGCCTCATGGCGCAGAAGGCCGAGGAGTACGGCAGCCACGACAAGACCTTCGAGATCCCGGTCACCGGCACCGTCCGCCTGGTCGACCAGGCCGGCAACGTCGTGATCGAGCAGACCGTCTCCGCCGGCGACATCTTCCGCGCCTGCCAGACCAAGGACGCCCCGATCAAGGACTGGGTGAAGCTCGCCGTCACCCGCGCCCGCGCCACCGGCGACCCGGCCGTGTTCTGGCTGGACGAGACCCGCGCGCACGACGCCAACCTGATCGGCAAGGTCAAGCAGTACCTGGCGGAGCACGACACCGAGGGCCTGGACATCCGCGTCCTCGCCCCGGTCGAGGCCACCAAGCTGTCGGTGGAGCGCATCCGCCGCGGCGAGAACACCATCTCGGTGACCGGCAACGTGCTGCGCGACTACCTGACCGACCTCTTCCCCATCCTGGAGCTGGGCACCAGCGCCAAGATGCTGTCGGTCGTCCCGCTGATGGCGGGCGGCGGCCTGTTCGAGACGGGTGCCGGCGGCTCCGCGCCGAAGCACGTCCAGCAGCTCGTCAAGGAGAACTACCTGCGCTGGGACTCGCTCGGTGAGTTCTTCGCCCTGGTGCCGTCCTTCGAGCAGTACGCGACGGCCACCGGCAACACCCGCGCCAAGGTGCTGGCCGACACCCTCGACCGCGCCACGGCGACCTTCCTCAACGAGGACAAGTCCCCGACCCGTCGCGTCGGCGGCATCGACAACCGCGGCAGCCACTTCTACCTGTCCCTGTACTGGGCGCAGGAGCTGGCGGCGCAGACCGACGACGCCGACCTGGCCAAGGCGTTCGGCGCGTTCGCCGAGAACCTCGCCGCGAACGAGCAGACCATCGTCGACGAGCTGATCGCCGTCCAGGGCAAGCCGGCCGACATCGGCGGCTACTACCGGCCGGAGAAGGCGAAGGCGGACGCGGTCATGCGCCCGTCGGCCACCTGGAACGAGGCTCTCGCTTCCCTGAGCTGA
- a CDS encoding S8/S53 family peptidase, translated as MAPQRFHEQFRHIQRSMPDVALAMGPDDDGHFLYEKGVVLARDGAEARAVEDAVRAHFTETRGLVPDHVRRVGPETNRSGITRIRVGDPAEGDDGVPHALRALTEAEGRRGHRLVSRNHVVHIAVNACPGDEPVPAPRGEPANPAPEESRHDPDTAVGVLVVDTGLVHDHGAYPLLAHTTGDPQVSETDADGLLRQYVGHGTFIAGIVAAVAPNTDITVRGTLNDVGAILESEFGGKLFEAVEQGGWPDIISLSAGTSTESAVGLLGLDAFMRELREQRTLLVAAAGNNGSDTPFWPAAYASLPEYADTVLSVGALRGDGASEACFSNHGPWVGAYAPGERLTSALTGFDAPVPYVYQHSTYDACRFGLGYACTCRFPRHTGVLSDTGESGTAEPDQVMFDGLAQWSGTSFATPAAAALVAAHMTAHKERDPRAARRQLLSSLTEYAEVRGAHVPALRPPTWRPVPVALPARSA; from the coding sequence ATGGCACCTCAGCGATTCCACGAGCAGTTCCGCCACATCCAGCGTTCGATGCCCGATGTGGCCCTGGCCATGGGGCCGGACGACGACGGCCACTTCCTCTACGAGAAGGGCGTCGTCCTCGCCCGCGACGGCGCGGAGGCCCGCGCGGTCGAGGACGCCGTGCGCGCCCACTTCACCGAGACCCGCGGCCTGGTCCCCGACCACGTGCGCCGCGTCGGGCCGGAGACCAACCGCTCCGGTATCACCCGGATCCGGGTCGGCGACCCGGCCGAGGGCGACGACGGCGTCCCGCACGCCCTGCGCGCCCTCACCGAGGCCGAGGGCCGCCGGGGCCACCGGCTGGTCAGCCGCAACCACGTCGTGCACATCGCCGTCAACGCCTGCCCGGGCGACGAGCCCGTGCCCGCGCCGCGCGGCGAGCCGGCCAACCCGGCGCCGGAGGAGAGCCGTCACGACCCGGACACCGCCGTCGGCGTCCTCGTCGTCGACACCGGTCTGGTGCACGACCACGGGGCCTACCCGCTCCTCGCGCACACCACGGGCGACCCGCAGGTGAGCGAGACCGACGCCGACGGGCTGCTGCGCCAGTACGTCGGCCACGGCACGTTCATCGCCGGGATCGTCGCGGCCGTGGCGCCCAACACCGACATCACCGTGCGGGGCACCCTCAACGACGTCGGCGCCATCCTGGAGTCGGAGTTCGGCGGCAAGCTGTTCGAAGCCGTCGAGCAGGGCGGCTGGCCCGACATCATCAGCCTCTCCGCCGGCACCTCCACCGAGTCCGCGGTCGGCCTGCTCGGACTCGACGCGTTCATGCGCGAACTCCGCGAGCAGCGCACCCTGCTGGTGGCCGCCGCCGGCAACAACGGCAGCGACACCCCGTTCTGGCCGGCCGCCTACGCCTCGCTGCCGGAGTACGCGGACACCGTGCTGTCGGTCGGCGCGCTGCGCGGGGACGGCGCCTCCGAGGCGTGCTTCAGCAACCACGGCCCCTGGGTCGGGGCCTACGCCCCCGGCGAGCGCCTCACCAGCGCCCTCACCGGCTTCGACGCGCCGGTGCCGTACGTCTACCAGCACTCCACGTACGACGCCTGCCGGTTCGGCCTCGGGTACGCCTGCACCTGCCGGTTCCCGCGCCACACGGGCGTGCTGAGCGACACCGGCGAGAGCGGCACGGCCGAGCCCGACCAGGTGATGTTCGACGGCCTCGCGCAGTGGAGCGGCACCTCCTTCGCCACCCCGGCGGCCGCCGCCCTGGTGGCCGCCCACATGACGGCGCACAAGGAGCGCGACCCGCGCGCCGCACGCAGGCAACTCCTCTCCTCTCTCACCGAGTACGCCGAAGTGCGCGGGGCGCACGTCCCGGCGCTCCGGCCGCCCACCTGGCGCCCGGTTCCCGTCGCGCTGCCGGCGCGGTCCGCGTGA